From the genome of Malus domestica chromosome 04, GDT2T_hap1, one region includes:
- the LOC103433692 gene encoding gamma-interferon-responsive lysosomal thiol protein-like, with amino-acid sequence MASPKLFSLLILTSLLIVCVSCSSFEDQGSKVPPSPKSRKLIEAPSAIPRPPTKAKKVDLTLYYETLCPFCAQFIVNGLSKVFDTDLINIVNLRLVPYGNAHIQGPNSTIVCQHGPDECYLNSIEACAINSYPDAMQHFKFIHCIENQTIQGKQSKDEWKSCSQQLGMDPKPVQDCYDSGLEKKLILQYANETAHLDPVHNYVPWVLVNTRPLYESYQNFVPIVCAAYKGSPKPEACKPLPPNINSTDKENSTGQRCYKGEEHQEQLKLRR; translated from the exons ATGGCTTCTCCTAAGctcttctcccttctcattCTAACTTCTTTGCTCATCGTTTGCGTGTCTTGTTCTTCTTTTGAAGATCAAGGCAGCaaagtcccgccttctccaaaaTCCCGAAAACTTATAGAAGCTCCTAGTGCTATTCCTAGGCCTCCTACCAAAGCTAAGAAAGTTGACCTGACTCTGTATTACGAAACACTATGCCCATTCTGTGCACAGTTCATCGTAAATGGACTATCAAAGGTATTCGACACAGATCTCATCAACATTGTGAACTTGAGGCTAGTCCCATATGGAAATGCTCATATACAAGGACCTAACAGCACCATCGTTTGCCAG CACGGCCCGGATGAGTGCTACTTGAACAGCATAGAAGCCTGTGCTATCAACAGCTATCCAGATGCG ATGCAGCatttcaaattcattcattgcattgaGAACCAAACCATTCAAGGAAAGCAGTCGAAAGATGAATGGAAATCTTGTTCTCAACAACTAGGGATGGATCCGAAACCTGTCCAAGATTGCTACGACAGCGGGTTAGAGAAAAAG CTTATACTACAATATGCAAATGAGACAGCGCATCTTGATCCGGTTCACAACTATGTGCCATGGGTTCTTGTCAATACTAGACCACTCTATGAA TCCTACCAAAACTTTGTACCCATTGTCTGTGCGGCTTACAAAGGAAGTCCAAAACCAGAGGCTTGCAAACCACTTCCGCCCAATATCAACTCAACTGATAAGGAAAACTCTACCGGACAAAGATGCTACAAGGGTGAAGAACACCAGGAACAGCTAAAACTTCGTAGATGA
- the LOC103433691 gene encoding gamma-interferon-responsive lysosomal thiol protein-like isoform X2, translated as MSIINLRLVPSGNVRVEGPNDTVVCEHGQDECYLNSIQACAISVWPNVKQHLPFISCVEYLAVKEHRLKEDVWKYCCQIHNMSHEPLLTCYKSGYERKDYQNFERYVCEAYEGYSKPRTCSRFIAPPGLLSWSSSAETTNFAIRSYILHLLLLRAALLLVN; from the exons ATGTCCATTATCAACCTCCGGCTAGTGCCCTCTGGAAATGTCCGTGTCGAAGGACCTAATGACACCGTCGTTTGCGAG CATGGCCAAGATGAATGTTACTTGAATAGTATACAAGCCTGTGCGATCAGCGTCTGGCCAAATGTG AAGCAGCATTTACCCTTCATTTCCTGCGTTGAATACCTTGCCGTCAAAGAACATCGATTGAAAGAAGATGTATGGAAATATTGTTGTCAGATTCACAATATGAGCCACGAACCTCTACTGACATGCTACAAAAGTGGATATGAGAGAAAG GACTACCAAAACTTTGAGAGGTACGTCTGTGAGGCTTACGAAGGCTATTCTAAACCACGGACTTGCAGCCGATTCATTGCTCCCCCCGGGCTTCTCAGCTGGAGCAGCTCAGCTGAAACAACAAACTTTGCAATAAGAAGCTATATTCTGCATCTCCTTTTGCTGCGTGCAGCATTATTGCTGGTCAACTAG
- the LOC103433691 gene encoding gamma-interferon-responsive lysosomal thiol protein-like isoform X1: MSIINLRLVPSGNVRVEGPNDTVVCEHGQDECYLNSIQACAISVWPNVKQHLPFISCVEYLAVKEHRLKEDVWKYCCQIHNMSHEPLLTCYKSGYERKLMLHYILETYGLDPPLTCVPWVVVNQKPLYYDYQNFERYVCEAYEGYSKPRTCSRFIAPPGLLSWSSSAETTNFAIRSYILHLLLLRAALLLVN, encoded by the exons ATGTCCATTATCAACCTCCGGCTAGTGCCCTCTGGAAATGTCCGTGTCGAAGGACCTAATGACACCGTCGTTTGCGAG CATGGCCAAGATGAATGTTACTTGAATAGTATACAAGCCTGTGCGATCAGCGTCTGGCCAAATGTG AAGCAGCATTTACCCTTCATTTCCTGCGTTGAATACCTTGCCGTCAAAGAACATCGATTGAAAGAAGATGTATGGAAATATTGTTGTCAGATTCACAATATGAGCCACGAACCTCTACTGACATGCTACAAAAGTGGATATGAGAGAAAG CTTATGCTACATTATATTTTGGAAACCTACGGTCTCGATCCGCCACTTACATGTGTCCCATGGGTTGTTGTCAATCAAAAACCACTCTATTAT GACTACCAAAACTTTGAGAGGTACGTCTGTGAGGCTTACGAAGGCTATTCTAAACCACGGACTTGCAGCCGATTCATTGCTCCCCCCGGGCTTCTCAGCTGGAGCAGCTCAGCTGAAACAACAAACTTTGCAATAAGAAGCTATATTCTGCATCTCCTTTTGCTGCGTGCAGCATTATTGCTGGTCAACTAG